Genomic window (Streptomyces sp. RerS4):
CGGCGATCCCCGGCGTCGGACCGGGCGGACCGGGCGGTGGAGCAGGCGGCGAACCGGGCGGTGAACCGGGCGACGGAAGGACTCCTTCCACGGGCTCGTGCTCGTTCGAATCCATCCCGCCCCGATCATCCGGCGTCCACAGGGTTGCCCACAGAGGTTGACACCCTACGGGCCGCCGTCTCACCATTGAAGCGGATGAACCGAACGATCGGTCGGTCGGGCGGACGGCAGACTCTGACAGGGGGCCGGGATGGTCGCAGTGACCCCGGAAACGGGCGCGGGCAAGAACACGGCGCCGGCGCCGGGCACCGGCGTGGGCACGGCCGCGAGTGCCGACATGAGCGCCGGCATGAGCGCCGACCTGAGCGCACAGCTCCTGGCCGCCTTCGACGCCGCCGTCGCGGCGGACGAGCGCGTGGAGCCGCGCGACTGGATGCCCGACGAGTACCGCGCGACCCTGGTCCGCCAGATGGCCCAGCACGCCCATTCCGAGATCATCGGCATGCAGCCCGAGGCCAACTGGATCACCCGCGCGCCGTCCCTGCGCCGCAAGGCGATCCTGATGGCCAAGGTGCAGGACGAGGCGGGCCACGGCCTGTACCTCTACAGCGCCGCCGAAACCCTCGGCACCAGCCGCGACGAGCTGCTCGACAAGCTCCACTCGGGCCGGCAGAAGTACTCGTCGATCTTCAACTACCCCACCCTGACCTGGGCCGACGTCGGCGCGATCGGCTGGCTCGTGGACGGCGCGGCCATCACCAACCAGGTCCCGATCTGCCGCTGCTCCTACGGCCCCTACGCCCGCGCGATGGTCCGGATCTGCAAGGAGGAGTCGTTCCACCAGCGCCAGGGGTACGAGCTGCTGCTCGCGCTCTCGCGCGGCACCGAGGCCCAGCACGCGAT
Coding sequences:
- the paaA gene encoding 1,2-phenylacetyl-CoA epoxidase subunit PaaA, whose protein sequence is MSAGMSADLSAQLLAAFDAAVAADERVEPRDWMPDEYRATLVRQMAQHAHSEIIGMQPEANWITRAPSLRRKAILMAKVQDEAGHGLYLYSAAETLGTSRDELLDKLHSGRQKYSSIFNYPTLTWADVGAIGWLVDGAAITNQVPICRCSYGPYARAMVRICKEESFHQRQGYELLLALSRGTEAQHAMAQDAVNRWWWPSLMMFGPPDDESAHSAQSMAWRIKRHSNDELRQRFVDIAVPQAESLGLTLPDPDIRWNEERGHHDFGAIDWAEFWDVLKGNGPCNEERINQRRRAHEEGAWVREAAAAYAEKHTGTGREVQA